TGATTGTTCAGGCTTTTTCACAAAATTATGTTGCAGAATTAAGTGAATTTCGGGAAAATTATATAAAAGATGTGCACAAGAAATTTGCCAATCAAAAACTGGATTTTTTTGAGATAAATCAGAATTTCAAAATTGAAGCTGATTACAAATTGCAGAAAAAAAACAAAGTGGTGAGTTTTTTAACCTCCGATGGAATTTATAAAAAATATCAGGTTTTCGCCACTATTTCTTTTGAAATCGAAGGAAAAAAATACCATTTGACCACCTATAAATTCTATCCGGCACCCGCAATGTACCGCAAACTGGTGTTTTTACCCTTAAAAGACCTGACCGCCCCCGAGCAAACTTATGGAGCAGGCAGATATTTGGATTTAAGTTCGGATGATTTTAAAGATGGAAAAACAGTGCTGGATTTCAACAAATTATATAATCCATACTGT
The sequence above is a segment of the Cytophagaceae bacterium genome. Coding sequences within it:
- a CDS encoding DUF1684 domain-containing protein, translating into MTYKRYFNRISIYIFLLFGLIVQAFSQNYVAELSEFRENYIKDVHKKFANQKLDFFEINQNFKIEADYKLQKKNKVVSFLTSDGIYKKYQVFATISFEIEGKKYHLTTYKFYPAPAMYRKLVFLPLKDLTAPEQTYGAGRYLDLSSDDFKDGKTVLDFNKLYNPYCAYSDNYSCPIPPKENHLEVNIEAGEKLPLTKH